In Rubrivirga marina, the following are encoded in one genomic region:
- a CDS encoding UvrD-helicase domain-containing protein has product MSQGFLFDDDPSDAPVRLGEPAGGDGAASAPPDDVPRRAEAVPPFEYWATPVEPGRTLVEASAGTGKTFAIAGLVLRLVLEGEWLGEAPDLRRLLVVTFTKAATEELRTRIRAALRAALAVARGHAEPDDLTRPLEPLLTRPDAPGRLLAALDRVDEAGIFTIHGFCKRVLQQAAFESGTPFDMEFVEDADSDALRTRAAADAWARLVHGDPLLTATALHFSRPGKDPLATKTALPAGRTPDALKKYHADTADFPSVRIVPGSLGLGDAVERLRTAQAALAAVWDADAARDALDGIDWNKAAPLGGSDADRLLASVGAFARGDDPDGLGAALACAPDAIGAAATTRSTAQKEAVAEAKQYAGFQACAEVAEAANALDLAFVRAFVLEVDERIRAIKERRGQLTFADLITRLHDALADPATGPTLAQGIRGQFSVALIDEFQDTDPLQYAIFRTAFEGRPLYFVGDPKQAIYAFRGADVHAYLGAQREADRRFTLGTNWRSTAGLVEAVNRVFEGPERAFLFDGIPFRRVASSPAKKESTLVDGDLPPFVWWETPTTDKGKALGKGALNEAIPPLVAAEIARLLGSARLGGRPVREADIAVLVPTRYEAADVLAALQRLRIPAVVSRANDVRESVVMAEVEFVLRAVLRPDDERARRAALATELWGWTAHDIAALDADPDREARIAAGLRDAQRLWRRSGVLGVLVAFQEREGVLERLLARPDGERRVTDLRHAAELLHEVETAGAKSPEDLMHWLRNRADQALPSREMKELRLERDADAVTITTHHNSKGLEYEIVFAPYLWSLSERDYKLQTPALARTPDGVVYDLGSDDLVAHDKLRQADALAEAVRKAYVVLTRARERCYVVWGEAGYGQWRLDHRSALGYLLAGHAAPAGDLVSYVDAARAEAANVRDWAAVVRDLDPEGRVMRVVEPPTPASTDARTEAADEIASAGGAAVLPDHARDRIGSPWTRASFTAWTSGHAGALAASDEPGTAEARTEAEPVGIHAFAAGAGPGTCLHEILQHAHWGDDQRAQEANRETVAKHLRQHGLDRPRAHRIRLDAAAEVEALVERVATAPLFGAGRLRTCEADDLVAEWDFTVPLAPVAPAHLAAAFREHGQEPFAAAYADDLARLSADAVDGYLTGSADLVARVDGRWWIVDWKSNRLGTDASAYTSEALAVTMREHHYGLQLHLYTLGLHRFLRSRLGAAYAYDDLMGGATYAFLRGLSAPDSARLGAEAEGGDEVESTAGLFTHRPSAALIDALDRLLLPDA; this is encoded by the coding sequence ATGAGCCAGGGCTTCCTGTTCGACGATGACCCGTCCGACGCGCCCGTCCGACTCGGCGAGCCGGCCGGAGGGGACGGCGCCGCGTCGGCCCCGCCCGATGACGTCCCGAGGCGGGCCGAGGCGGTCCCGCCCTTCGAGTACTGGGCGACGCCCGTCGAGCCCGGTCGCACACTGGTCGAGGCCAGTGCCGGGACCGGCAAGACGTTCGCCATCGCCGGCCTCGTCCTCCGCCTCGTCCTCGAGGGCGAGTGGCTAGGGGAGGCGCCCGACCTCCGCCGTCTCCTCGTCGTCACGTTCACGAAGGCGGCGACGGAGGAACTCCGCACGCGCATCCGCGCCGCGCTCCGCGCCGCGCTCGCCGTCGCTCGCGGCCATGCCGAACCGGACGACCTGACGCGCCCGCTCGAACCGCTCCTCACGCGCCCCGACGCGCCCGGTCGCCTCCTCGCCGCACTCGACCGCGTCGACGAGGCCGGCATCTTCACCATCCACGGGTTCTGCAAGCGGGTTCTCCAGCAGGCCGCCTTTGAGAGTGGGACGCCCTTCGACATGGAGTTCGTGGAGGACGCCGACTCCGACGCGCTCCGCACCCGCGCCGCCGCCGACGCGTGGGCCCGGCTCGTCCACGGCGACCCGCTCCTGACGGCCACGGCGCTCCATTTTAGCCGGCCGGGCAAAGACCCGCTCGCGACCAAGACCGCGCTCCCGGCCGGCCGCACGCCCGACGCCCTCAAGAAGTACCACGCCGACACGGCCGACTTCCCGAGTGTCCGGATCGTGCCCGGGTCGCTCGGCCTCGGGGACGCCGTCGAGCGGCTCCGGACCGCGCAGGCCGCGCTCGCCGCCGTTTGGGACGCCGACGCAGCCCGCGACGCGCTCGACGGGATCGATTGGAACAAGGCAGCTCCGCTCGGTGGATCAGACGCTGACCGGCTTCTCGCCAGCGTCGGCGCGTTCGCGCGGGGCGACGACCCAGACGGTCTCGGCGCCGCGCTGGCCTGCGCGCCAGACGCCATCGGCGCGGCGGCGACCACGCGGAGCACCGCGCAGAAGGAGGCTGTCGCCGAGGCGAAGCAGTACGCGGGCTTCCAAGCGTGCGCCGAGGTGGCCGAGGCCGCGAACGCGCTGGACCTCGCCTTCGTCCGCGCGTTCGTCCTCGAGGTCGACGAGCGGATCCGCGCTATCAAAGAGCGCCGTGGCCAGCTCACCTTCGCCGACCTCATCACGCGACTCCACGACGCGCTCGCCGACCCGGCGACGGGGCCGACGCTCGCGCAGGGCATCCGGGGCCAGTTCTCCGTCGCCCTCATCGACGAGTTCCAGGACACCGACCCGCTTCAGTACGCCATCTTCCGGACGGCCTTCGAGGGGCGGCCGCTGTACTTCGTCGGCGACCCGAAGCAGGCCATCTACGCCTTCCGCGGGGCCGACGTCCACGCCTACCTCGGCGCGCAGCGCGAGGCCGACCGCCGGTTCACGCTCGGGACCAACTGGCGGAGCACGGCCGGTCTGGTGGAGGCCGTCAACCGCGTGTTCGAAGGGCCGGAGCGGGCGTTCCTGTTCGACGGCATCCCCTTTCGGCGCGTCGCTTCTTCGCCAGCGAAGAAGGAGTCGACGCTGGTCGACGGCGACCTCCCGCCGTTCGTCTGGTGGGAGACGCCGACGACCGACAAGGGGAAGGCGCTCGGGAAGGGGGCGCTCAACGAGGCCATCCCGCCGCTCGTCGCCGCCGAGATCGCGCGGCTGCTCGGGTCCGCCCGCCTCGGCGGCCGCCCGGTCCGGGAGGCCGACATCGCCGTGCTCGTCCCGACGCGCTACGAGGCGGCTGACGTGCTCGCGGCGCTTCAGAGGCTCCGGATCCCGGCCGTCGTCTCGCGGGCGAACGACGTGCGCGAGAGCGTGGTGATGGCGGAGGTCGAGTTCGTCCTCCGCGCCGTCCTCCGCCCCGACGATGAACGGGCCCGCCGCGCGGCCCTCGCGACGGAGCTCTGGGGCTGGACGGCCCACGACATCGCCGCCCTCGACGCCGATCCGGACCGCGAGGCCCGGATCGCGGCCGGCCTCCGCGACGCTCAGCGCCTCTGGCGGAGGAGCGGCGTGCTCGGCGTGCTCGTGGCGTTCCAAGAGCGAGAGGGTGTCCTCGAACGGCTCCTCGCGCGGCCGGACGGCGAGCGCCGCGTGACCGACCTGCGCCACGCCGCCGAACTGCTCCACGAGGTTGAGACGGCCGGCGCCAAGTCGCCCGAGGACCTGATGCACTGGCTCCGGAACCGGGCCGACCAGGCGCTCCCCTCGCGCGAGATGAAGGAGCTCCGGCTCGAGCGCGATGCCGACGCCGTCACCATCACGACGCACCACAACTCGAAGGGGCTTGAGTACGAGATCGTGTTCGCGCCCTACCTGTGGTCGCTCAGCGAGCGCGACTACAAGCTCCAGACGCCCGCCCTCGCCCGGACGCCCGACGGCGTCGTCTACGACCTCGGCTCCGACGACCTCGTCGCCCACGACAAACTCCGCCAAGCCGACGCCCTCGCCGAGGCCGTCCGCAAGGCGTACGTCGTGCTGACGCGGGCGCGCGAGCGGTGCTACGTGGTCTGGGGTGAGGCCGGCTACGGTCAGTGGCGGCTCGACCACCGTTCGGCCCTCGGCTACCTCCTCGCCGGGCACGCCGCACCGGCCGGCGATCTCGTCTCCTACGTCGACGCCGCGCGCGCCGAGGCCGCCAACGTCCGCGACTGGGCGGCCGTCGTCCGCGACCTCGACCCGGAGGGACGGGTGATGCGGGTCGTCGAGCCGCCGACGCCCGCCTCGACAGACGCGCGGACCGAGGCGGCCGACGAGATCGCCTCGGCGGGCGGGGCCGCGGTCCTCCCTGACCACGCGCGCGACCGGATCGGGTCGCCGTGGACGCGCGCCTCCTTCACGGCGTGGACCTCGGGCCATGCCGGGGCGCTGGCGGCCTCGGACGAGCCCGGGACGGCCGAGGCGCGGACCGAGGCCGAGCCGGTCGGCATCCATGCGTTCGCGGCGGGCGCCGGGCCGGGCACCTGCCTCCACGAGATCCTCCAGCACGCGCACTGGGGCGACGACCAGAGGGCGCAGGAGGCCAACCGGGAGACCGTCGCGAAGCATCTGCGCCAGCACGGGCTCGACCGTCCACGCGCCCACCGGATCCGCCTCGACGCCGCGGCCGAGGTTGAGGCCCTGGTCGAGCGCGTCGCGACGGCCCCGCTCTTCGGCGCCGGCCGGCTCCGAACCTGCGAGGCCGACGACCTCGTGGCCGAGTGGGACTTCACGGTGCCGCTTGCGCCCGTCGCCCCGGCGCACCTCGCGGCCGCCTTCCGTGAGCACGGCCAGGAGCCTTTCGCCGCGGCCTACGCCGACGACCTCGCGCGCCTCTCCGCCGACGCCGTTGACGGCTACCTCACGGGCTCGGCCGACCTCGTGGCCCGCGTCGACGGCCGCTGGTGGATTGTCGACTGGAAGAGTAACCGGCTGGGCACGGATGCGTCGGCGTACACGTCGGAGGCGCTTGCCGTCACGATGCGCGAGCACCACTACGGCCTCCAACTCCACCTCTACACGCTCGGCCTCCACCGCTTCCTGCGGTCTCGGCTCGGTGCGGCCTACGCCTACGACGATCTCATGGGCGGCGCGACGTACGCCTTCCTGCGAGGGCTGTCGGCGCCCGACTCCGCCCGCCTCGGCGCCGAGGCGGAAGGGGGAGACGAGGTGGAATCGACGGCTGGACTGTTCACCCACCGCCCGTCGGCGGCCCTCATCGACGCGCTCGACCGGCTGCTCCTGCCCGATGCGTAG
- the recD gene encoding exodeoxyribonuclease V subunit alpha, with translation MRSLPIRVTEALDRIAEAEAAAPVDLALARAIAGLDAERGTPDERRAETLALSVALVSRARRDGHSAVALAEHAGRPFPEDEHARAVFRRLPSFPDLNTWHAHLDASPAAGGAEAACPLVFTRDADGGNVAMRRFVDAERRVADAVHTRLGTVTEEVTPDVREAFGRLFLPRADGGLDRQALAAVAALRQRVLFVAGGPGTGKTYTATRILALLRAAHPGLRIALAAPTGKAAARLTESLTAGAAGLPGDLAGAPTEAVTLHRLLGAHPERSGFRHHAKNPLVHDLVLVDEGSMVDLPLFDALLAALRPEARLVVLGDPDQLPPVEVGTAFADLCDAGAGDPPPAFTTFCDALGLSGIPPNSDASPLASSVVVLTESRRFTADSDVGVFAVAVRDGEAEAALTSLHERPGLGLTTEKVAGRAVGWAVPFAQAVVAAASPIEAHALLERFRLLAAVRRGPRGVEGANEGVEWALRESGHVSWSPYGERFYGGRPLLVTVNDRDTGLANGDVGVCWRDEGQKVVVFPDGKSVSLHRLPPHEPAWALTVHKSQGSEFDAVGVVLPEPGTRGAGLVTRELLYTAATRAKTSVHVFGEAAEVESAIRKPQRRASGLGDRLRAALSASAQSVG, from the coding sequence ATGCGTAGCCTCCCCATTCGCGTCACCGAGGCGCTCGACCGGATCGCCGAGGCCGAGGCGGCCGCGCCCGTCGACCTCGCTCTTGCCCGAGCGATCGCTGGGCTGGACGCCGAACGCGGTACGCCCGACGAGCGACGTGCCGAAACGCTCGCGCTCTCCGTCGCCCTCGTCTCGCGGGCCCGCCGCGACGGCCACAGCGCCGTCGCGCTCGCCGAACACGCCGGCCGGCCGTTCCCGGAGGACGAGCACGCCCGCGCCGTCTTCCGCCGCCTCCCGTCGTTCCCCGACCTCAACACGTGGCACGCGCACCTCGACGCGAGCCCGGCCGCGGGCGGCGCCGAGGCGGCCTGCCCGCTCGTATTCACACGAGACGCCGACGGCGGCAACGTCGCGATGCGTCGCTTCGTCGACGCCGAGCGCCGCGTGGCCGACGCCGTCCACACCCGCTTGGGGACGGTAACCGAGGAAGTCACGCCGGACGTTCGGGAAGCGTTCGGCCGGCTGTTCCTACCCCGCGCCGACGGTGGGCTGGATCGCCAGGCGCTCGCCGCGGTCGCCGCGCTCCGCCAGCGCGTCTTGTTCGTCGCCGGCGGGCCGGGGACCGGCAAGACCTACACCGCCACGCGGATCCTCGCGCTCCTTCGCGCCGCACACCCGGGCCTCCGCATCGCCCTCGCGGCGCCGACGGGCAAGGCGGCCGCTCGCCTTACCGAGAGCTTGACGGCTGGCGCCGCTGGGTTGCCTGGCGACCTCGCCGGCGCGCCCACCGAGGCGGTCACGCTCCACCGTCTGCTCGGTGCGCACCCCGAGAGGTCCGGCTTCCGCCACCACGCCAAGAACCCGCTCGTCCACGACCTCGTGCTCGTCGACGAGGGCTCGATGGTGGACCTCCCGCTCTTCGACGCGCTCCTCGCCGCGCTGCGCCCGGAGGCCCGCCTCGTCGTCCTCGGCGACCCGGACCAGTTGCCGCCGGTCGAGGTGGGGACCGCGTTCGCCGACCTCTGCGACGCTGGTGCGGGCGACCCGCCGCCGGCCTTCACGACGTTCTGCGACGCACTCGGGCTGAGCGGCATCCCCCCTAATTCGGACGCGTCCCCACTCGCGTCGTCGGTCGTGGTGTTGACCGAAAGTCGCCGCTTTACCGCGGACTCCGACGTGGGCGTGTTCGCGGTCGCTGTCCGGGACGGCGAGGCCGAGGCGGCCCTTACGTCACTCCACGAGCGCCCCGGCCTCGGGCTCACGACGGAGAAGGTCGCGGGCCGAGCGGTGGGGTGGGCCGTGCCCTTTGCCCAGGCCGTCGTCGCTGCCGCGTCGCCGATCGAGGCGCACGCGTTGCTCGAGCGATTCCGACTGCTCGCAGCCGTCCGCCGCGGCCCACGTGGCGTCGAAGGCGCGAACGAAGGGGTCGAGTGGGCGCTTCGGGAGAGCGGTCACGTTAGTTGGAGCCCCTACGGCGAGCGGTTCTATGGTGGCCGGCCGCTCCTCGTGACCGTCAACGACCGTGACACCGGCCTGGCGAACGGCGATGTCGGTGTGTGCTGGCGGGACGAGGGGCAGAAGGTCGTCGTTTTTCCCGACGGGAAGTCCGTCTCGCTTCACCGGCTCCCGCCCCACGAGCCCGCATGGGCACTAACGGTCCACAAGAGCCAGGGCTCGGAGTTCGACGCCGTAGGCGTGGTGCTGCCGGAGCCGGGCACGCGGGGCGCGGGGCTCGTCACGCGCGAGTTGCTTTACACAGCGGCGACACGAGCGAAGACGTCGGTCCACGTGTTCGGCGAGGCAGCCGAGGTCGAGTCTGCCATTCGCAAGCCGCAGCGCCGCGCATCAGGTCTTGGGGATCGCCTCCGGGCCGCCCTTTCGGCCTCGGCTCAGTCGGTGGGGTGA
- a CDS encoding trans-sulfuration enzyme family protein — MALHPDSRAVHAGRDDLRRLGVHAPPIDLSTTYPFESLDDAVGSLDAMMAGAGPTEAGGAIYSRLHNPTVARFEEGLAALEGAEASVSFASGMAAITAAVLAARTEEKQHVVGVRPIYGTTDRLLTSGLLGLETTWTDEAGVAAAVRPDTCLVMIETPVNPTLDLVDVAGVVAAAGDVPVFVDATFGTPVLQRPIEQGAALVMHSATKFLGGHGDVLAGVVSGSEGWAARLRQVRILTGAVLHPLAAYLLHRGLATLPLRVRRSEETATALAAHLVGHDGVGAVYHPSVEGRDPRGLVGAQMSGPGPMLSFEVLGPDGAPDGPGAFAAADGLLQSLRLATPAVSLGSTDTLVQHPAGLTQRVSTGEARTKGGITAGLVRVSVGLEDAGDLWDDLRRAIEAGRAAAAEPTSD; from the coding sequence ATGGCCCTCCACCCCGACAGCCGCGCCGTCCACGCCGGGCGCGACGACCTCCGCCGCCTCGGCGTCCACGCGCCTCCGATCGACCTCTCGACGACGTACCCCTTCGAGTCGCTCGACGACGCCGTCGGAAGCCTCGACGCCATGATGGCCGGGGCCGGGCCGACCGAGGCGGGTGGGGCCATCTACTCGCGGCTCCACAACCCGACCGTGGCCCGCTTCGAGGAGGGGCTGGCGGCGCTCGAGGGGGCCGAGGCGTCCGTCTCGTTCGCCTCCGGGATGGCCGCCATCACGGCCGCCGTCCTCGCCGCGCGGACCGAGGAAAAGCAGCACGTCGTCGGCGTCCGGCCGATCTACGGGACGACGGACCGGCTCCTCACGTCCGGGCTCCTCGGACTGGAAACGACGTGGACCGACGAAGCCGGCGTCGCCGCGGCCGTCCGCCCCGACACGTGCCTCGTGATGATCGAGACGCCCGTGAACCCCACGCTCGACCTCGTCGACGTGGCCGGCGTCGTGGCGGCGGCCGGCGACGTGCCGGTCTTCGTCGACGCCACGTTCGGGACGCCGGTCCTCCAGCGGCCGATCGAGCAGGGGGCCGCGCTCGTGATGCACAGCGCGACCAAGTTCCTCGGGGGCCACGGCGACGTGCTGGCGGGCGTCGTGTCGGGGTCGGAGGGGTGGGCCGCGCGGCTCCGGCAGGTCCGGATCCTGACGGGCGCCGTGCTCCACCCGCTCGCGGCGTACCTCCTCCACCGCGGCCTCGCGACGCTCCCGCTCCGCGTGCGACGCTCGGAGGAGACGGCGACGGCGCTCGCGGCGCACCTCGTCGGGCACGACGGCGTGGGAGCCGTCTATCACCCGAGCGTCGAGGGTCGGGACCCACGCGGGCTCGTCGGTGCGCAGATGAGCGGACCCGGGCCGATGCTCTCGTTCGAGGTCCTCGGGCCCGACGGCGCGCCCGACGGGCCCGGCGCCTTCGCCGCGGCCGACGGGCTCCTCCAGTCGCTCCGCCTCGCGACGCCGGCCGTCAGCCTCGGCTCGACCGACACGCTCGTGCAGCACCCCGCCGGCCTCACCCAGCGCGTGTCGACCGGCGAAGCGCGTACGAAGGGGGGCATCACGGCCGGCCTCGTCCGCGTCTCGGTGGGGCTTGAGGACGCGGGCGATCTCTGGGACGACCTCCGGCGCGCCATCGAGGCGGGGCGGGCCGCGGCGGCGGAACCGACGAGCGACTGA
- a CDS encoding sigma-70 family RNA polymerase sigma factor, which yields MYVPRSQRMLDQYLQEIGQVPLLTPDQEVELAQKIKQGDQLALHQLVRANLRFVVSVAKKYQGQGLSLADLISEGNYGLVKAAQRFDETRGFKFISYAVWWVRQSILKALSDQVRTVRLPLNRVGTLSKMRKASARLAQELGRQPTPDEIAKELDLKEEKVVEGLQHSRHSLSMDAPFDDDDGNSLLDVLADDNYEQPDEDLTNESLNIDIERALATLHPREAEITRLYFGIGHEQPLTLVEVGQRFGLTRERVRQIKEKALRKLRQKHRREELVAHLN from the coding sequence ATGTACGTCCCCCGCAGTCAGCGGATGCTGGACCAGTATCTCCAGGAGATCGGGCAGGTCCCCCTCCTCACGCCCGACCAGGAGGTCGAGCTCGCCCAGAAGATCAAGCAGGGCGACCAGCTCGCGCTGCATCAGCTGGTGCGTGCGAACCTCCGGTTCGTGGTCTCCGTCGCCAAGAAGTACCAGGGCCAGGGCCTCTCCCTCGCCGACCTCATCTCGGAGGGCAACTACGGCCTCGTGAAGGCGGCCCAGCGGTTCGATGAGACCCGCGGGTTCAAGTTCATCTCGTACGCCGTCTGGTGGGTCCGCCAGTCGATCCTGAAGGCGCTGTCCGACCAGGTCCGGACGGTCCGGCTCCCGCTCAACCGCGTCGGCACGCTGTCGAAGATGCGGAAGGCCTCGGCCCGGCTCGCCCAGGAGCTCGGCCGCCAGCCGACGCCGGACGAGATCGCCAAGGAGCTCGACCTGAAGGAGGAGAAGGTCGTCGAGGGCCTCCAGCACTCGCGCCACAGCCTCTCGATGGACGCCCCGTTCGACGACGACGACGGGAACAGCCTCCTCGACGTCCTCGCCGACGACAACTACGAGCAGCCCGACGAGGACCTCACCAACGAGAGCCTCAACATCGACATCGAGCGGGCGCTCGCGACGCTCCACCCGCGCGAGGCCGAGATCACGCGGCTCTACTTCGGGATCGGGCACGAGCAGCCGCTCACGCTTGTCGAGGTCGGCCAGCGGTTCGGGCTCACGCGCGAGCGCGTCCGCCAGATCAAGGAGAAGGCGCTCCGCAAGCTCCGCCAGAAGCACCGCCGCGAGGAGCTCGTGGCGCACCTCAACTAG
- a CDS encoding lamin tail domain-containing protein, whose amino-acid sequence MRRSRLLLLLTAAALAACSDAVDPTLGTDRVFSLYGYLDPTADRQAIRVAPIYGTIDADTVRAAPARVASVERETGREVAWRDSAVTFQDGSVGHVFVADYTPTPGATVDVRVEETAEAGRVVTTTVTVPPVRQARMADGTRLPRGTYRVEVQDVPHVQAGVLRVHVLGLPGTEVDKVGAFDIGFESLPATEAAPGTWAIEVPFLVLARDELQRRGLAGVVELVEVEFVAFVTNEAWGAPLADADPDALVEPGTFSNVDGGFGFVGAGYRTALRWTPSFTVQAWAGFKVDIDPASRVRINEVSLTDGWVEFYNTTPDPVQIGGYTLTVSDGIDDDGSGPSYRIPDRTTVQPGEFYLAQAGLVIAPGDRVQLLNTEGSAVQELYVDPLSIGIEPATAFGAYPDGFTLPSRPLVPEPEDDGGAGPTRTPQVDVFAGPNVPTPGGPNAPLHQHAFVNEVLTSGADGWVEVLSQARTRFHYRITSSLDRILEAPEVFVDSAQVFGSSDEGGLLELSQTGGEVFLLVRYFDPTTEAQVFRVMDVRAYGPQTPGRSTGALPDGPGGVWTDGLPPTREAPNAAPRLLAGSG is encoded by the coding sequence ATGCGCCGCTCGCGCCTCCTGCTCCTCCTGACCGCCGCGGCCCTCGCGGCGTGCTCGGACGCCGTCGACCCGACGCTGGGCACGGACCGCGTGTTCTCCCTCTACGGCTACCTCGACCCCACGGCCGACCGGCAGGCGATCCGCGTCGCCCCGATCTATGGCACCATCGACGCCGACACCGTGCGCGCGGCGCCGGCCCGGGTCGCCTCGGTGGAGCGGGAAACCGGGCGGGAGGTCGCCTGGCGCGACTCGGCCGTGACGTTCCAAGACGGGTCCGTCGGCCACGTCTTCGTCGCCGACTACACGCCGACGCCCGGCGCGACCGTCGACGTCCGGGTCGAGGAGACCGCCGAGGCCGGGCGCGTCGTGACCACCACGGTCACGGTCCCGCCCGTCCGCCAGGCCCGGATGGCCGACGGGACCCGCCTGCCCCGGGGGACCTACCGCGTCGAGGTCCAAGACGTCCCGCACGTCCAGGCCGGCGTGCTCCGGGTCCACGTCCTCGGCCTGCCGGGGACCGAGGTGGACAAGGTCGGCGCGTTTGACATCGGCTTCGAGAGCCTCCCCGCGACCGAGGCCGCGCCCGGCACGTGGGCCATCGAGGTCCCATTCCTGGTCCTCGCCCGTGACGAGCTCCAGCGCCGCGGCCTCGCGGGCGTCGTGGAACTGGTCGAGGTGGAGTTCGTCGCGTTCGTGACCAACGAGGCGTGGGGCGCGCCCCTCGCCGATGCCGACCCCGACGCGCTCGTCGAGCCCGGGACGTTCTCCAACGTCGACGGCGGGTTCGGCTTCGTCGGCGCCGGGTACCGGACGGCCCTCCGGTGGACGCCGTCGTTCACGGTCCAGGCCTGGGCCGGGTTCAAGGTCGACATCGACCCTGCCAGCCGGGTCCGCATCAACGAGGTCTCGCTCACCGACGGTTGGGTCGAGTTCTACAACACGACCCCCGACCCCGTCCAGATCGGCGGCTACACCCTGACCGTCTCCGACGGGATTGACGACGACGGCAGCGGGCCGAGCTACCGCATCCCGGACCGGACGACCGTCCAGCCCGGCGAGTTCTACCTCGCCCAGGCCGGCCTCGTCATCGCGCCCGGCGACCGGGTCCAGCTCCTGAACACCGAGGGCAGCGCCGTCCAGGAGCTCTACGTCGACCCGCTGTCGATCGGGATCGAGCCGGCGACCGCCTTCGGCGCCTACCCCGACGGGTTCACCCTCCCGTCGCGCCCGCTCGTCCCCGAGCCCGAGGACGACGGAGGGGCGGGCCCGACGCGGACGCCGCAGGTCGACGTCTTCGCCGGCCCGAACGTCCCGACGCCGGGGGGCCCCAACGCCCCGCTCCACCAGCACGCGTTCGTCAACGAGGTCCTGACCTCCGGGGCCGACGGCTGGGTCGAGGTCCTCTCGCAAGCCCGGACCCGCTTCCACTACCGCATCACGTCCTCGCTCGACCGGATCCTCGAGGCGCCCGAGGTCTTCGTCGACTCGGCCCAGGTGTTCGGCTCGTCGGACGAGGGCGGGCTCTTGGAGCTCTCGCAGACGGGCGGCGAGGTGTTCCTGCTGGTCCGCTACTTCGACCCGACCACCGAGGCGCAGGTGTTCCGTGTCATGGACGTCCGGGCGTACGGGCCCCAGACGCCGGGGCGCTCGACGGGCGCCCTCCCCGACGGCCCCGGCGGCGTCTGGACCGACGGCCTCCCCCCGACGCGTGAGGCGCCCAACGCCGCGCCCCGCCTCCTCGCCGGCTCCGGCTAG